The window AGCATAAGATATGTAGTATATGAAGAAATATTTATGAgttcaataaatcaatattaaacTATAAGGTCATATTTGATAGGGGTGATAATAACTCATTTAGGGATAGAATTTTATGTACAAATttgttcataaaatttcatccaTAGATGCGCTATCACTCCTACCAAACATGGTCTTAGATCATAAAATTGGGTTGAATTCTTGCAAGTTAATGAAGtatcaatttttctcaattgtttCATACATGTACACAACGATGAATTTGGTGATGCTCAACATTATTCAGAATGAGGTTGTTTAAGCATAAGTTCTACTATTTCCTTATCTTTTCCTTCATCATAGACATTGTTTTGTACACATTTGTGATAGCGGagaaaatttttttggaactcttagtttaatactccatttttaattttcttgggatttaatgagaaaatttgaccaaaattttcAACTGAAACTATAAACCATTACATCCTTTTAATGATGAAATCTGGGATGGATGCATCACCTTGTTGAATGAATTTACGGTCTTTGGTATTACTCAAAGATGgcaacttttttattttattttttgcattcaTACAGTTTTTCAACGAATTGATACATAGATCTTCATCACCATGAATTCATGCAACAAGGCGACTGTAGATCTTCGTGATTTTAAGTTTGATGTAGTAAATGGGAGTAAAGttattattccctccgtcccacaatactTTCCCGCGCCCGCCAATCTCGGCTTCTATGTCATTTTGTTTACTCATATACTTTTCtgattaagaaatgtaaacaagtgtaattaaaattctatttaCTGCAAAACGGCAAATAATAATGATACACCTACAAAATGTCAATTTAATGATATGAACACAATAGCGCCCATAAAAACACGAGGCAACAAAATGTCTATACTATTTTTGGTATCAAAAGGagttaactaattttattaagtaaatgtgttttatttcatttgttaagatttgaaattaattagaaaaaacaaaaataaataacggGTTTATCAAGTtagagtttcatttttttttcttaaagaaTATCAATTCACAAGTTATATTTCATAGTAATTAATATGACCATCCTTATAAACATAATATTCGAGCTTTATAGTGTTTGCATGCCTCagaaaatagcaaaattgTATATTCTTGTAATCATGTCCGTGGttacaataatttacaatatcacaaaattacaaaattttgtcaATAGTGTAAAGTCGCAAAATTCTAATGAACCAGGTTCGCACTTAGGTTTCAGAAAGAGAGATGGTTACGAGCAAATTAGGATGCAAGGAAAGGTCTGATGGCGATGATGGAACAAAGAGGTGATCTCTCATGCACTCTGATTGGCAATTCCAAAGAGTAATATTCTTTAAGGACGgacgaaaaatgaaataattcatattgttttttttttggtaattaccATTGGTACCGGTTGGCCCAGTGACTATTCGTCGCGTTGACTTGTAGGCACCTTAATGGGTGGGTCAGCTGGCCCAAGGATTTAAAGTTGCTCCATTCTTGCCTAGGGATTGATCCCCTAACCATTTGATTAAGGATGAACGAGTCTCATGCCACTCGATCTCACCCCTTGagttcatactttttttattatttgtaactGATATTCAagatatatctatatatttacgTCAACCTACCTATTTTTtcaagttttgtttttatactCATATAATACTCAATTCATTCACAATTTaacaactcatttttcatttgaataAGTGAAATCCAACCTCCATTAAATCATTACACTCTTTATTCCTCATAAATCCattcaaaagaagaaaaaaccaCATTCATCATGTAACATTAGTGGGCCTAAAGGCCCATTTATCGTCTTAAATTGAGCCAGAATTAGGTGAGAGGGGCCCAATATTTGTCTGCCGCTATATAAAATGTGTCACCAACTCTCTCTCAACAAGTGATGCACTGATTCTCAACAGCCGAAATCCAAGGTTCATTTCTTCATTTCCTATGATTCCCATTTTCTCGCACGTTGTagcattattttattgatgattgtTGCTTACTTATGAttcaaaaaatgttttctCTATGATGTCACTGctaaagatttaatttttttggtctATTAAATCTTTTGCACTTCAATTAAGTTGGTGATGTATCAGATTTTGTAATCGATTTgatttatgtttaaattagggttttaggtTTCAGAGCTGATGATCTCCGCTTTTATGTGTTAATACACATTGATCTTCAGCTAAAGATCTTGAATTTGCTTGATTTGTGTAGTTAAATTATGTCACCTTtgagatttgatttgatttgatttgatttgtttctAGAATCAGTTTAGGGTTAGAAGGAGTGATCTGCTTGATCTGATTTGTTTACAGTGATAAAAGATGGCGGCGATGGCTCAGCTTCGCTTCTCACCCCTTGCTGGTAGCTACGGCTGCCCTAGCGGTGGTCGAGATTCTTCGCTAATATTCGCCGAAAATACCTCTGTATCGTTCCCATTGTTGAAATGCCGTGGAAATTCGATAGGGAGTCTTGATTTAAAGAGTAGATTTCATTTGCCATGTGCTGGGGGTGGCGGAGATATAGGCGTTGGACGAGgtagtggtggtggtggtggtgaaaACGGAGGGTGGAGCGGTGGAGGGGATTCGGATGAATCCAAGTCTCCATCATCGGGTAGTTTTGGACCGATTGGGGCTTTTCTCAATGGATGGAGATCGAGGGTTGCTGCTGATCCGCAGTTCCCTTTCAAAGTCCTCATGGAAGAGTTGGTTGGTGTTAGTGCTTGCTGTTTAGGGGACATGGCCTCGCGCCCGAATTTCGGCCTCAACGAGCTTGATTTCGTGTTTTCGACTCTTGTTGTTGGCTCCATCATGAATTTCGTGCTGATGTATCTCCTGGCCCCGACCATGTCCTCAGCGAGCGTGTCCTTGCCTGGCATTTTCGCCAGCTCTCCAACGAGCCACATGTTTGAACCCGGGGCTTATAGCTTGATGAGTAGGTTAGGGACTTTCGTGTACAAAGGCACTCTGTTTGCAGGTGTTGGGTTCGCAGCTGGACTCTTTGGAACCGCCCTTTCGAACGGGCTGATCAagatgaggaagaagatggaCCCCACTTTCGAGACGCCAAACAAGGCTCCGCCAACGGTTCTGAACGCCATCACTTGGGCGATCCACATGGGCGTCAGCAGCAATCTCCGATACCAGACGCTGAACGGGATTGAGTTCTTGTTAGCTAAGGGAGTTCCGCCTGCTGTTTTCAAGACCTCGGTGGTCGGGTTGAGGTGCTTGAACAACATCCTCGGAGGGATGTCTTTCGTCGTCTTGGCCAGGTTGACGGGGTCGCAGAGTGTCGATGGAGGGAAGGGAGACGAGAGTGAGAAGCTCGTGAGCGAGACCGAGTCGGACGAGTTCCTAGTTAGGGAATCGGCCTCCAAATGATTAGATGAAATGGTTTGACGCTTAGTTCTCAAATTTACTTGGGCTGTGCTATTGAATTAGTTCCCTTTCTTGTACAATGGTTTGATTTAGGAACTTGAAGAACTAAGAATAAAGTTATGGTTTTGATTGTTGTTTCTGTGTTAATTTTGATGCAGTTGGGAATGGGGGCTTTCATATTCATCTTTAgcatctcaattttatttgatataagCATATCTTATAATCActaaacataattttacaatagTAGTGGGCCTAAAGGTCCATTTCTCTTCTTAAATATACAAACCATAGTTAGGTGAGTGGGCCCAAAAGTAGCCGGCCGCTATATAAATACTTGACAGCACATTTCTCTCTCACCTCTCTCAACAAGTGTTGCTGTGTTCTTCAAAACCCAAGGTTCATTTCATATGATTACCCCTTTCCCATTTTTCCGCACGTTGTAATgttatttaattgtgaatttttgCTTAGGTATGATTCATAAAATGTTTTCTCTATGCTTGTGATGTCACTGCAAAtggttctatttttttgttaattaaataatgtgaACTTAGAGTAAGCTGGTGCTGAATCAGATTCTCGGAAatcgattttattttgtgtgaattagggttttaggtATTGAAGTTGATGATCTCTGCTTTTATGTGTTAATTCGCATGCATTTACTGGATTTTAGTGGATTTGTGCAGTTAATTTGTATCACCTGCTATATGAAtgagatttgatttgatttgatttgtttctACTGTTTAGGACGAGTGATCTGCTTGATCCGATTAGGTTTAGCAGTTTTGTTAGGGATAAAAGATGGCTGCGATGTCTCAGCTTCGATTCTCCCCTCTTGCTGGCAGCTACGGCCGCCCTAGCGGTGGCCGAGATTCTGCCCTATTACTCGCCGATAATACTTCAGTGTCGTTTCCCTCGTTGAAATGCCGTGGAAATTTGATAGGGAGTTTTGATCTGCATAGTAGATTTCATCTACCGTGTGCTGGGGGTGGCGGAGATATAGGCGTTGGAcgaggtggtggtggaggtggtggtggaaaCGGAGGGTGGAGCAGCGGTGGAGGGGATTCCGATGAATCCAATTCGTCGGGTAGTTTTGGACCGATTGGGGCTTTTCTCAATGGATGGAGGTCTAGGGTTGCTGCTGATCCGCAGTTCCCTTTCAAAGTCCTGATGGAAGAGTTGGTTGGTGTTAGTGCTTGCTGTTTAGGGGACATGGCTTCGCGCCCGAATTTCGGCCTCAACGAGCTGGATTTCGTGTTTTCGACTCTTGTTGTTGGTTCCATCATGAATTTCGTGCTCATGTATCTCCTGGCCCCGACCATGTCCTCAGCGAGCGTGTCCTTGCCCGGCATTTTCGCCAGCTCTCCAACGAGCCACATGTTTGAGCCCGGGGCTTATAGCTTGATGAGTAGGCTGGGCACGTTCGTGTACAAAGGCACTCTGTTTGCAGGTGTTGGGTTCGCAGCTGGACTTCTCGGAACCGCCCTTTCGAACGGGCTGATCAagatgaggaagaagatggaCCCCACTTTCGAGACGCCAAACAAGGCTCCGCCAACGGTTCTGAACGCCATCACTTGGGCGATCCACATGGGCGTCAGCAGCAATCTCCGATACCAGACGCTGAATGGTATCGAGTTCTTGTTAGCTAAGGGAGTTTCGCCTGCTGTTTTCAAGACCTCGGTGGTCGGGTTGAGGTGCTTGAACAACATCCTCGGAGGGATGTCTTTCGTCGTCTTGGCCAGGTTGACGGGGTCGCAGAGTGTCGATGGAGGGAAGGGGGACGAGAGTGAGAAGCTGGTGAGCGAGACTGAGTCGGACGAGTTCCTGGTTAGGGAATCGGCCGCCAAATGATCACACCGGAGATGAGATGGTTCCCTTTTATGTACAATCGTCTACGTTAGGAGCTTGTAGAACTAAGAAATAAAGCTATGGTTTTGATGGTTGcttgtgtttttatttcaagAGTGTGGATCTTTTGTTATCGgctgtaatttttatttctcgaATTAGGCTGATATATGCACATGGATACTAAGTTGGTTTTATAGTTGGAATGCACATTTTGTGGTACATGatttatcttcaatttttgtagTGCTCAAACTGTTATCTATGCCCGCAacaatatttccaaaattttcacaCAAAGGCCACTTCCACTTTGCAATATTATTACGTACctttatactaaaaatttgcaaaatttatactatacattatacatcataatataatatcaataaattaaatacaaattttatgcTCGTTATTGTGAAAAcaggaaatttaattttaaaaatgttccTGAATTCATTTCGTTATTATcagtatattaaatttcagatacctaaaaaatataaaaaatacataacaTAAGATTTGGTATCACTAGATTCACTACATCCATGGACCATGATTATTGATTCATATCTTTATAATATGCATAGTATTTTCATCGTGGAATTGAAGACgcctataaaaatatttaaaaaatattgtaagatttcaaattcataatcTAATTATGAATGTATGATAAAAGAAACATTGCCATTTTTTCGacattctattatttattatactccataattatCTCTTTTTTGTTATCAATTTTTCTCGCTACCTACTACTCATCTGTCATCACAATTGTTCCCCACAACTATTAATGGCTTGGACCCATCATCACGATCTTAATTCTTAACCCTATCTTTACATGGAACAACTCTATACATTTATTTAGAAACCCAATACATTCGTAATCTAAATTCCTTATTGTCAAacataaagtaataaaatgaaaattgtaacattttaatttgtactaTAATCAAACAGCTtagatttcaaaatatattggCAATATTGCTATAATATGTTCAACAAACCATTCATATTCTTCTACTTCTATGATACTGTTTATTATATTGCGACAAATTATCTcacacattaattaaatcccGGACCTAGCTCGGATAAGAGATCCGAGATTGACTCatgataattttgtttttagtcgCCATTTCGTTACTAACTACGTTAATTTTTAGATAGccagaaaatataaaaaaaatatataatattgatttgGAATCAATAATAGTAGTTGGGTATATGTGTAAAAGAAATACTATAGCTCTTTATTGTAAAACATTATTCTTTGATTCATATGTTTATTATCTGCATGGAATTTCATCGCAAAATTCTCTTATTACATAGGcctaaaaaaagaattgagaaaatattGTAAGATTTTGAATTCATAATCTAATTATGGACGttcgaaaaaaattattatacagttatttggaaaaattaaaGATGCACTTTATTCGCcgaattaataataataagagtGAAAGAACATTGTTTTCACTTACATTTATAATTACTAACATTTGTGATATCCCCATTGTCGCTTTTCTGACTATACTAATACAACTATTATTTAATCTCTCttaaatttcacattaaaactcgtgtcatgcATTATCGAAACTATTTCTAGAACCACAAAAACATGCAACCCCGCAACCACAACACGAAGCTCCGCCCCGTCCCCGTGGACCCCACGGACGACACCATCTCGTCTCAACCCCTCCGCGGCCGTCTAACAACTCCGGTCATCGCTCTTCTGATAATGGTTGTCGTGCTACGCCCATTTATCCCACACATTAATCAAATCCTCGGCCCTAATTCGGATAAGAAGAGCCACGATTCGCTCATCATGGCGCTGTTTCTGTTCGCCGTCCTCTGCGGCATCTTCTCGCGGCGCAACGACGAAGACGAGGAGGCGGGCGATCGCTGGATTCCGGCGTGGATGGATTTCCCACCTCTGGAAGAAAGTTATGAGCTGATGAGATCAGTTCCGGCGTTAGAAATGCCGGAGCTGGGCGACGAGGATGTGGACGCGATGTCGGTTGGATGAACAAATCGAACCAAGTTCACCAAAAgagcaatttttaaaaatgtgtttatgtgttatcataattttataaatccAAAACTATAAACTTATTAATCTCGTACGagtttatgtttttaatataattaatattgtatttatacattttataaaaagaaatccTTAGGAATGAAAAATACCTAagttaatttgtatatttagcTTTAACATAGCCATTAAAAATACGCACAACGAATAAATCGTGTTTATCTTGAATATATATTGCACTAAAAGCGTAGATAGCTTCTTCGCTTGTGAATAGAAACCAAAATCTTGCATCtccttttttccttcttctccaataCACAGAGAGTAGAAAATCAGTGAATTCGACCATCTTCTGCGGATAAAGAGGGATAAATTTTGTTCCGAATTGACGGGCGCGGCGCCCTAGCAaggtaaaattaaatctaaatcagTTTTCTCGGCCATCAATTTCGACAGTTCCTGGTCcaatttctaaaagtttgctacaatttttgtaatttgtggCCGAAATGTTTTCCACAATTTCTGCAATTAGTCACCCGAGCTGAATAGTGTAGAGTTCCATCACTACCGTTTTCTCAAAATTCCGAATTTCATTACTTCAGTCTAAGATTTCCTCTGTTTAGCTTTTCAGCTTGTGTGTTTTGGTTTAGGAATTCAAGTGGCGTAGGGTTTCATTATATGCAAAAGACTAACTGATTTAGAATTGGTGTATTCAGGTGATGTTGTTCGCAGTTTCTTTTCCTAATACTTGCAcaagcagcagcagcagctctTATCCCAGAATCAAAGTTCCAATTTTTCATCAAAAGCATTCAGCTCCAACAAGGCTTCAAGTCTCTGCCTCCACAGCCCAGCCCAATGGGGTCAAGACTGAGTACACTCCTTGGCTTATTGTGGGATTAGGGAACCCCGGAAACAAATACCACGGAACCCGCCACAATGTATTAGCCTCTGCTCTTGTTTAGCATTCGTTGATATGTGTTGCTGAAATGGTATATATGATATTATGGTGAAATTGTGTGATTTTATGGAAACTAGGTTGGTTTTGAAATGGTTGATCGTATCTCTGAAGCGGAAGGCATTGTGATGAACACTATACAGTCGAAAGCATTGATTGGCATAGGTGCTTAtttattcatctctctctcgTCACACATCCTTTAAGAAGTATTCACGAAGTTGCATATTCTGAACACAATCAGTGCAGGTTCCATTGGACAAGTACCGGTTTTATTGGCTAAACCCCAGACATACATGAACTTCAGCGGAGAAGCGGTTCTTCCTCCACATTATGCttgttaaatttatgttttgaatGTTTAATAAAGTTCGTTTACTAGCTTTTGgtgatgaaaaatataatttttgacTAAGTGCTGCTGCTTTGAACTTCGGTTGTGGATGCTATGTTCTACAATACTTGAGTTTCCCTCGTATAATGTATTGCATAATGTGCCCATGCAGTTGGTTTACTATCTAGTACTTTTCTCtaagtttgcatttttgtgAATAATGCTTCACGTATGCATTTTGTTATCTAGGTTATAACTCCGAGTCTCCAACAATAgtcattttcaatatatagaaCTTTGCAGCAACTTGCTGGTTTGGCATGGATTTGTTGCTAATCAGAATATGCACTCCCTAAGAAAATGTCACATGACAGAATGGAGTGTATTCAGTGAATGAAGTTGATGTATAGGAGACCTTTTCTTCGTTTTGAACCGATCCTCCCATAGCTGAAAAGGGGTTGTATTTTCTACTGCGATGTTGTGTAACAAGTGATTCTTTGATCAAATAAGAAATCGTTAATCAGCTCAATGAAATCTTTTttggattcaattttgaaCTCATTTTAAAGGAGTTTGGTACTTACGTATTTGAAGTATGATTTTTCTTACCAGAATCAACTCTGCTGCTGACAACTTTAGCATATTCTAATTACTAAGGGCATAGCGACGTCTACTATGAAATATATTAGGCCTTTCTTTATAGTGTAATTTGTAGATATTTCTTGCCTTACAAaactaactttttatatcTACCGTGTGCTACCAGGTTGGGTCACTGGCTGCATATTATCAAGTGCCCTTGCGCCACATTCTACTGGTCAGATTgaaattttccttttgttcACTTCTTGCaagaataaaacaaactaCATGGTTCACGTTTTTATAAACTCTGACTTCTTCAAAAATCATTTGTAGGTCTACGATGAGATGAGCTTGCCAAATGGAGTTTTGAGGCTTCAACCTAAAGGAGGACATGGTCACCACAATGGGTATTGTCTCTAGATAAAGCTTCTCAAGAAAATTGTCaaagaaatcatttttatgtgtttgatattgatttaaaattcatCATGAACTCCATTGCGCCACACTTGCGATTCTAGGATTAACACTATAATCATACTAATTGTAGTAGGGCTATAGATGAACTGAGTGGAGAAGAAGAGCTCAACCTTGGTTTATTTAGTTCTTACTAAGCTCAAGCTTGCTTATCTGGTTTTCACAATGGCTCAACCTTGATCTCTCAATCATGATTGACCTTTACTCAATTTGAAACTACAGAGCTTGCAAGCTGCTCGAGCTCAACTTGTGTATAAcccatttatcattttaaacaAGCTTACTATGATCTTGGTCCATTAAGCACATGGCCAAGCTCAAGTTCTAGGCTTGGCTTGAAGAATCTACCGAAATACTTGTACTAAAAACCATTAAATTTCTCTAGTGAAATCAGAGATTCTGATTATACAATCTTTTATAAATGACATTAGCACATAACGTACGGCTCTTGTTTCACAGGGTGAAGAGCGTTATGGAACACTTAGATGGGCGTCGGGAATTTCCCCGGTTTTGCATAGGTCAGTAACAGAATCCTGAGTCCGACTGATATAGCATGTGACTAAAGCATACCCGATATTTCCAGGTATTGGAAATCCGCCTGGTACAATGGATATGAAggcttttcttcttcaaaaattcAGCACCACGGAAAGAAAACAGGTACGTGTCTAATTTTCGCTTGTTCATACATACTTAGAAGAACGGTATGAACTTTGATCTGCTCTGTGCCACTTTTGGTAATCTTAAGTTAGAAAGTTTAGGTCAATTAAGATCCTTAATCCTTTTACCATGGCAACTTGACTGTGCCCCTTGAACAGGTGGATGCTGCGTTGGAACAAGGTATCGAGGCGGCAAGGAGGCTTGTACTAGAAGGATTCAGTGGTCAAGtaaaaagattcaatcttgGGCAGAAATACAAGTATCATCAAGTTTGATTGGATTAAGAGATGTAATGTAGGCGGAGATGATATAAATGATGGTATGAATGCTCAAATGCCAGTCTTTATATCTTTCTATCTGGGCTTGTTGGAGATGGCCATTTTCTCAGGATGAGTTGAATATATTGGATTAGTTCAAATATAGAAAGGCAAATGAATATTGGGTTTAAACTAGGGCTGGCAAATTGTGCATCTTGGGTTGTTATCGGGGTCGATTGAATATCGACCTACCCGTTAAGGTTAAAACTCAAACACAACCTATTAAGAAAACATTCAAACCGAACACTAATCCGACCTGCTACAATCAAACTCGACATGCACACGTCATAAATTCGTTAGCAATACAATCTTGTTCGTGTTGACATGATACGTTAATAACATGATAATGACACAACACGATAATGTATGAGCTCGACACGAAAATGATCTAAAC is drawn from Salvia hispanica cultivar TCC Black 2014 chromosome 6, UniMelb_Shisp_WGS_1.0, whole genome shotgun sequence and contains these coding sequences:
- the LOC125196828 gene encoding protein RETICULATA-RELATED 3, chloroplastic-like is translated as MAAMSQLRFSPLAGSYGRPSGGRDSALLLADNTSVSFPSLKCRGNLIGSFDLHSRFHLPCAGGGGDIGVGRGGGGGGGGNGGWSSGGGDSDESNSSGSFGPIGAFLNGWRSRVAADPQFPFKVLMEELVGVSACCLGDMASRPNFGLNELDFVFSTLVVGSIMNFVLMYLLAPTMSSASVSLPGIFASSPTSHMFEPGAYSLMSRLGTFVYKGTLFAGVGFAAGLLGTALSNGLIKMRKKMDPTFETPNKAPPTVLNAITWAIHMGVSSNLRYQTLNGIEFLLAKGVSPAVFKTSVVGLRCLNNILGGMSFVVLARLTGSQSVDGGKGDESEKLVSETESDEFLVRESAAK
- the LOC125196980 gene encoding protein RETICULATA-RELATED 3, chloroplastic-like — translated: MAAMAQLRFSPLAGSYGCPSGGRDSSLIFAENTSVSFPLLKCRGNSIGSLDLKSRFHLPCAGGGGDIGVGRGSGGGGGENGGWSGGGDSDESKSPSSGSFGPIGAFLNGWRSRVAADPQFPFKVLMEELVGVSACCLGDMASRPNFGLNELDFVFSTLVVGSIMNFVLMYLLAPTMSSASVSLPGIFASSPTSHMFEPGAYSLMSRLGTFVYKGTLFAGVGFAAGLFGTALSNGLIKMRKKMDPTFETPNKAPPTVLNAITWAIHMGVSSNLRYQTLNGIEFLLAKGVPPAVFKTSVVGLRCLNNILGGMSFVVLARLTGSQSVDGGKGDESEKLVSETESDEFLVRESASK
- the LOC125192320 gene encoding chloroplastic group IIB intron splicing facilitator CRS2-B, chloroplastic-like is translated as MLFAVSFPNTCTSSSSSSYPRIKVPIFHQKHSAPTRLQVSASTAQPNGVKTEYTPWLIVGLGNPGNKYHGTRHNVGFEMVDRISEAEGIVMNTIQSKALIGIGSIGQVPVLLAKPQTYMNFSGEAVGSLAAYYQVPLRHILLVYDEMSLPNGVLRLQPKGGHGHHNGVKSVMEHLDGRREFPRFCIGIGNPPGTMDMKAFLLQKFSTTERKQVDAALEQGIEAARRLVLEGFSGQVKRFNLGQKYKYHQV